A single region of the Nomia melanderi isolate GNS246 chromosome 12, iyNomMela1, whole genome shotgun sequence genome encodes:
- the LOC116426332 gene encoding uncharacterized protein LOC116426332, whose protein sequence is MVTVESTFGRTIRPAEVTVAAAVTRIYDLGLRIASEKIEALWFYCLPPWRPPARSWVRVGGASVEVKYLGLILDSHWSVEVHFDHLVPRVERTEAALGYLLPILDGLGTPTIYGSGAVHSLVRGSHMGPSQDGQPETEGYKDHP, encoded by the coding sequence ATGGTGACCGTCGAGAGCACCTTCGGGAGGACCATCCGACCAGCAGAGGTTACGGTGGCAGCCGCTGTCACGAGGATCTACGACCTGGGACTGAGGATAGCCTCGGAGAAGATCGAGGCCCTGTGGTTTTACTGCCTGCCTCCGTGGAGACCTCCGGCAAGATCATGGGTACGGGTGGGTGGAGCCTCCGTAGAGgtgaaatatctgggactcATCCTCGACAGCCACTGGAGCGTCGAAGTGCACTTTGACCACCTCGTTCCTCGAGTGGAAAGGACGGAGGCCGCTCTAGGCTACCTTTTACCCATCCTCGACGGACTTGGTACGCCGACTATATACGGGAGTGGTGCGGTCCATAGCCTTGTACGGGGCTCTCATATGGGCCCCAGCCAGGACGGCCAGCCAGAGACGGAAGGTTATAAGGATCATCCGTGA